In the genome of Streptomyces violaceoruber, the window CATTGGACCGGCACGACGCTCGAATCAGTCCACTATGTTGGGTTTGTCTAGAGCGCCCCTTTTCGCCGATGCCAGTACCTGACACCAACAAGGCTGGACAGCAACAGACACCGCCGAACCTCGACGGACGGCTAGTCAAGGCGGGAGACGAGTTGGCCGACGTTCAGGGGCGCCATGATCGACCTGATGAGGATGAGGCCACAGGTTCACATCCTGTTAGCCCCACCAGCACGAAGACCCCTTGGCATCCATGGCTGACGTCAACCGATGCGTGGGTCCTGGGAGGCACCTTCAGGTCCTTGCCGACCTTGGGCATGCCGAACAGGAGAGCGACGTGCCGCGTGAGCGCCGGCCTTCTCCCGGGGCAGGGCCGCCATGAACGTCCGGATCTGAGCCGGGTGAGCTTGACCAGCGGTTTCTTGCCGAGAGCTGGGGGAGCGGTGGGTGGTGCAGGACTTCGGCCGCGCCGTTGAAATAGCGACGCATGTACGCTCGGCTGTGATCAGTCATCTCTTGGCTTGGGGGAAGTACCGATGACGAAGGGCCCGTTCGTCGCCATGGCCGGCGCTACCGCAGCGCTTGGGACCGCACTTGGATCGCTCGCGCTCCAGCTTCGCGCAGACGGTTACGAGCAGTACGTCGAATCCGTCGCCACCTTCAGCATCCTGATGTTCGTCACCTCGGCCCTCACCGTGGTGACCTGGGTCCGTGACGGTCGGCCGCACACGAACTGAAGTGCGTCGGCGAGTCCGGCAAGGGTGTCCCTCTGCCTGGCATCGACGCCGTCGATCGGTGGAGTCACCCGATCGACCCGGTAAGGATGAGGCCACAGGTTCACATCCTGTGAGTCCCATCAGCACCAAGACCCCCGGCCGGTACGGCTGGGGGTCTTCGCGTTCGCCGTCGGGCGCCGCGGTGGGACGAGTCCAGGAAAAGACCCGACCGCTGGCGACGGGGGATGCGCCAGCGGTCGGGCTGTGGCCAAGGCTAACAAGGCCGGGTGTCCAGTGGGTGCCGACTGGTCGGTCGGGTACCGGAGATGTGACAGGGATCACGTGTGGGGCGGGGAGTGCCTCACTGGTGGCACGGTGGCTCGTAGTCCAGGCGTGGCAGGTACTCGTGCCACTTCTCCTCGGTCAGCACACCCCGGGTGGCCGAGCAGATGCGGTCGATGGCGTCGTCCACGCCCAGGCTCCACAGCCGGACCGTGTCCGTGCCGCTGGACACCCCGAGCATGTGGCTCACGGGGCTGAAGGACAGGAAGTTGCCCGTCTTGGCGTTGGGACTCATCGCCCGGCCGATGGGGGCCGCCTCGGCGGGGTCGGTGACGCTCCAGAGCCGGACCGTGTTGTCGTTGGCGCCGCTGGCCAGGGTGTCGCCGTCCTGGCTGAACGTCAGCGACACCACCGAGTCGGTGTGTCCGGCGAGCGTGGTCCCGCCTCCGGACCCTTCGCCCGGCTCGGTGACGTCCCAGAGCCGGACCGTGCCGTCGTCGCTGCCGCTGGCCAGGGTGTGGCCGTCGGGGCTGTAGGCGAGGACGTTGACGGGCCCGAGGTGCCCGGTACGGGCCGCGCCGAGGCGGGTGGCGTGCGCGGGGTCGGTGACGTCCCAGAGGCGTACGGCGTCGTCGGCACCGCCACTGGCCAGGGTGCGGCCGTCCGGGCTGAACGCGAGCGTGTTCACGTATCCCGAGTGGCCGGCGAGCGGTTTGCCCAGGCGACGGGGGCGGGACGGGTCGTCGGCGTTCCACAACTGGATGGTGCGGTCGTCGTGGGCCGTGGCCAGGGTGCGGCCGTCCGGGCTGAACGCCAGCGTGTCGGGGCCCGCGTAGCGGGTGCTCAGCGCCACGGGCGGCCCGTGGGCGGTGGGCCCGGCCGGGTCCGTGACGTCCCACAGTTGCAGCGCGCGGCCCCCCACGAGGACCGCGAGCGTCCCGCCGTCCGGCGAGAACACCAACGACCGTATGTCACCGTCCCCCGGCTCGAAGGGGGCGCTCAGGGAGACGGGCCGGCCGGGGTCCGTCACGTCCCAGAGCCGGACCCGGCCGTCGCGGGCCGCCGTGGCCAGTACGTGCCCGTCCGGACGGAAGGCCCCGATGCGGCCGATCATGTCCGACGTCGGCAGCGACCACAGGCGGACCTTGCTGTCGCCGCTGCCGGTGGCGAGGGTGTGGCCGTCGGGGCTGAAGCCGAGCGCGTACATCTCACCGCTGCCTCCGGCCAGGGGCACGCCGACCTGCGAGGGGTAGGCCGGGTCGCTGACGTTCCACAGGCTCGCCGTACTGTCCGCGCTGCTCACCGCGAGCATGGCGCCGTCGGGGCTGAACGCCACCGCCCAGACGGGACCGCTGTGGCCGGTCAGCGGTGCGCCGACGGGCTTCGCCCCGGCGGGGTCGGTGACGTCCCAGAGCTGGACGGTGTCGTCGGCGCTGCCGCTGGCCAGGGTGTGGCCGTCGGGGCTGAAGGCAACGGAGTGCACCAGGCCGCTGTGGCCGGCCAGCGGTGCGCCGGCCGGCTCGGGACGGCGGGGATCGCTCACGTCCCAGAGCCGGACCTTGTCGTCGTCGCCGCCGGACGCGAGCGTGTCGCCGTCGGGGCTGAAGGCCACCGAGCGCACCGCCCCCGTGGAACCGGTCAGGGTGTCGAGCGCCTCGGGGGCGCGTCGGTCGGCCACGTTCCACAGGCGGACGGAGTGGTCGTCGTGGGCGGAGGCCAGGGTGCGGCCGTCCGGGCTGAAGGCGAGCAGGTAGACGGTGCCGCCGTGGCCGTCCAGCGGTGCCCCGAGCGGTCGCGGGCGGCCGGGGTCGGTGACGTCCCAGAGCCGGATCGTGCCGTCGTCCGAGGCACTGGCGAGGGTGCGGCCGTCCGGGCTGAAGACCGCGGTGCTCACCCAGCTGGTGTGTCCGGTGAGGGGCTTGCCCAGCTGCTGGGGACGGCCGGGGTCCGAGACGTCCCAGAGCCGGACGGTCCGGTCGTAGCTGGCCGTCGCCAGGATCCGTCCGTCGGGGCTGAAGGAGGTGAGGTAGACGGCGCCGGTGTGCCCGAGGAGGGGGGTGGCCAGAGGCGCGTTCACGATCGAGATCAGCCGGTTCCTGACGTCCTCGTCGTCCGGCCGCAGGCGGTGGGCCGCCAGATCGAGCTGGGCCGACAGGGACGGATCGGTGTCCTGGACCCGGTCCGCCTCGGCGACCACCTGCTCGAACACGGCGTCGTTGCGCTGCTGCCAGGCGAGCACCGC includes:
- a CDS encoding SCO3870 family protein is translated as MTKGPFVAMAGATAALGTALGSLALQLRADGYEQYVESVATFSILMFVTSALTVVTWVRDGRPHTN